From Aquarana catesbeiana isolate 2022-GZ linkage group LG05, ASM4218655v1, whole genome shotgun sequence:
CATTTAGATGTCGAGAACAACTCCTTACCACCCACAAGGAGACCCACAGCCAGAATGAATAAACCACACCCTATTAGATATGTTCAGAACACCCCCTGAAGTAAAGAAACAACACTGGAGCCTGCATATTTCGACAGTCGAACATGTCTATAACAGCACAAAGAACAACACAGAGAACAATGCCACAGGGTACTCCTCTATATGCTCATGTTCAGTAGGGGGACCTGACTGCCAGTTGACCTAGCAATCAGTACATCCTCAGACCAAACATCAATGACATCTCATAGAGGATAGATAGGGAACAATCTGAAAATAGCATACAAGAAAGCCCATGCTGCCTCAGACACCCGAGGACAGCAAAACAAAAGGAACTTTGAACTGAAAGTGAGGGTACAGGACCTTCATCATGGTGATAGAGTGCTGAAGAGGAATTTGGCTGCCTGGGTGGAAGTATAAGCTAGCTGACTGGTAGAGGTCTCAGCCCTGTTATCTGTAAGCATAATTACCCAGAAAGAAGTATGGGTTCATTAAAGATTTGGCATTGGCACAGTTTGTGTGCCTCAACAGCCAGATTCAGAGCCTACCCAGAGCAAAGAGTAGCAACCAGATACCTGTGGGCTAAGGGCCTAAGCCATTGCCAGGATACACTGTGCTGAGGACTGGAGTCACCCCAGGCAACCCAGAAGTGAGCAGTCATCTGACCAGAGGGACCACTGCTGCTTTGTTGCTGTGTCTGGGGAGAGGGCCTTGCCGCCATAACCTGTTACTACTAGAGAGACTAAGTTTTTAGGAACTGACTAGctacctacagtgagggaaaaaaatatttgatcccctgctgattttgtacgagtgcccactgacaaagaaatgatcagtctataaatttaatggtaggtttattttaacagtgagagaccgaataacaacaaaaatatcctgaaaaacgcatttcaaaaaagttataaattgatttgcattttaatgagtgaaataagtatttgaccccttcgcaaagcatgacttagtacttggtggcaaaacccttgttggcaatcagaggtcaggtgtttcttgtagttggccaccaggtttgcacacatctcaggagggattttgtcccactcctctttgcagatcctctccaaggttTCAAGgctgtttggtaactcgaaccttcagctccctccacatattttctatgggattgaggtctggagactggctaggccactccaggaccttaatgtgcttcttcttgagccactcctttgttgccttggcgatgtgttttgggtcattgtcatgctggaatacccacccacggcccattttcaatgccctggctgaggcaaGGAGGTtcttctcacccaagatttgatggtacatggccctgttcattgtccctttgatgcagtgaagttgttctgtccccttaatgtttccacctccatgtttgatggtggggatggtattcttgaggtcataggcagcattcctcctcctccaaacatactgagttgagttgatgccaacgagttcaattttggtctcatctgaccacaacactttcacccagttcttctctgaatcattcaggtgttcattagcaaacttcagatgggcctgtacatgtgctttcttgagcagggggaccttgcaggcgctgcagaacttcagtccttcacagcgtagtgtgttttCAAttgttggtgactatggtcccagcggCCTTGAGATACTCcggtgtagttctgggctaattccTCACCGTCCTCATGATCAtcgaaactccacgaggtgagatcttgcatggagccccagaccgagggagattaacAATTATTTTGTGTTCCTTACATTTGTAAATAATCGCactaactgttgtcaccctctcacaaagctgcttggcgatggttttgtaatccattccagccttgtgtaggtctacaatcttgtccccgacatccttgaacagctctttgatcttggccatggcggagagattggaatctgattgcttctgtggataggtgtcttttatacatgtaacaagctgagattaggagcactccctctaaggcagtgctcctaatctcagctcgttacctgtatagaagatacctgagagccagaaatcttgctgattgataggggatcaaatacttatttcgctcattaaaatgcaaatcaattataacttttttaaatgcatttttctggatatttttcttGTTGTTGTGTCTCttactggtaaaataaacctaccattaaaattatagactgatcatttctttgtcagtgggtaaacatacaaaatcagcagaaggaatcaaatacttttttccctcactgtaatagTCTCAATACTGCCGACAGGTTTGACTTTTCCCTTGTGCACAAACAGTATAACTAGTTGGATCAAGAGGTTGGACTAAAGACTGCCCCTTTACagttgctacacagagacctttgcCAATTGCttagtttaaaggctaagttcaccttttgttcatgggtttttttttttttttttaaattcctgccccaatgtaccaatatagcattaatatacttattttgctaaaataaaagctttccatttattctagaAACACACATACCTCACTCTCttcagctgtttaaaaacacttctctattacttctgccttacttcctggacagactttaggtcatgacacaggaaaggcgttgaccagctgagggtagataatgcagggtgtgtgctaatgggatcagctggtcaactcctttctgTGTCATGACTTAaaatctgtccaggaagtaaggccaAAGTAATCATGCAGTGTGTTTAAACacctatgaagagagtgaggtaagcgtgtgtagaataaatggaatgctgttttatttttggaaaaaaagtacattcatgctatattggtacatagggggtagacatgtgcagaatgaaaaaaatttgtttagtttcgattcgttatttacatcaATTAATTTCGTTCAATTCTTTTAAcccttttaattgttttttagaATTTGTTTTGTTCATAcgattcaaatcgattcaaattttcagaatttgaaaagctTTCAAAACAATTTGAATAGTTtacgaatttgaatagttttccaatttccaaagagaataaaatagaatagaaaataaagaaatggaatagaaaaaaaaataatggaatagaaaataatataacagaaaatataagaatagaatagagtaaaacagaccaaaatagaatagtaaataaaagaacagaatagaatggaatagaagagttttcaaattcgaatagttttcgaattcaaatagttttgcatagttttcaaattcgaatagtgtttaaattcgaatagttttccaatttgaatagttttcaaatcgttTTCGAGttagtctagtggtacagaactctattctaagtccTGCTGTATTCTCATTTAAGTTCAAACTCCTATTCCTTTTATTCTGTACTAATACGTTGAGTTAAAGTGGCtctgaaggctgaaggtttttttctattcatgaaggtaaaaaaaccttctgtgtgcagccccccaatccttacctgagccctctcCGACTCAGAAATGTTCTTGATAGCCTCAGCtatccagggactctccctcctcattggctgaggcagcagtgggagcccattGGACCCTTTAGCAATCTTTTCCAGCCCATCAGCCCAGCCCTTGCTGAGGCATGGACTGCTATTTCTTGTCTCGGAAGCTATCGCCCAGGTGCAGCAGCTCCAGGAGGTCTGGAACTGTAGGCAGTGCactatgtaggtggggctttgtgtgggtgtggcttgactGTTGGCAGTGACACAGGAGGCCCCATGAGTTGCCAGTCCATCCCTGGTAGCTTCTTGATCCCTCTATAAGGTTGGACACTAGAAATATTTGTGCTTATGTCAATGAAAATAAATGGTGGCATTAAAACACTGATCCGATCTCTGTGGCCAGCTTTGCACATTTTGATtgttatatgtacatatataattcAGGACAGACAAGCAGTTTCACACCCCTCTTCCAAGAAAATGCCCAATGCAAATTCTGATATTGACTGTGAAGAAAAATATTGAAGATGACCTCCCTCCACCACAAGTATTGAGACCACTCCCAGGGGCAGACCAATAGACTTGGCTGGTCCTGCTGTGGGTGTGGTCTCTCCTCTCTAACTATCCACCTGGAATCTGGGATCAGTCTGCAGAATAACACCAACTCATCATTGCCTTCGGTGGACAAGGCTTCAACATGACAACCATATGTTCCCTTGCTGTGATTGCTGCCAGTCTGTTTGTGGTTCAGTTCATCTCAATCTCTACAGCTCAAGGTAAGTCTTGCCGACatagcactgtgtgtgtgtatataatatataccgtatttatcggcgtataacacgcaccccaatttaggagggaattttaaggaaaaaaaaacttttaggagggaagttgaaggggaaaaaaacttacatttaaatgcccatcattgcagccttctcagtgcagccttgccccagtgcagccttgctagtgcagccttgtcagtgcagccttgtcagtgcagccttccccagtgtccattgcagccttgccccagtccagccttgccccagtgcagccttgcagctcgctgagcttcaaaatcgccgaccgcgatttgaaaatggcgccgccggcgctgaaatacacagagccggtcctcggctcttctcggcagctctcgttcactttcggctccactcgggatgggcgtgactgtgagcggagctatccgaacctagccgagtacacttggctaggttcgggcggtgctcgagtgaagccgaaagtggccgagaagagccgaggaccggcactgtgtatttcggcgccggcggcgccatttttaaatcgcggtcggcgattttttaaaTCTGACaactcaggatcgcaggggatcggcgtataacacgcacctgcgattttcccctgattttaaggggggaaaaaagtgcgtgttatacgccgataaatacggtatatatttgacTATGTTGTCTAGAAAACCACTGGACGACGAGCCACCGGagctatactgtggcaggttggttcTCCTGGGTAATTcaccgtagctatacgtcggccgctttaaggcCACCAGGGGACGCTTATGCGCCACTGGTGGCGCACAACAacagagccgatgcacgtgcctggcGGCCTCAATGTCCGctaggcacccgcgatcgctcctgagagacacagaatggagatctgtcaatgtaaacagacagatctctgttctgtcaggggagaggagactgaacaacgatcggtctccgtctccaggcagtcccattcccccacagttagaatcactccctaggacacacatttaaccccttgatcgcctcttagtgttaaccccttgcctgccaatgacatttatacagtaatcagtggctattgttagctctgatctctgtataaatgtcactggtcccaaacaagtgtcaaaagtgtccaatctgtcctccgcaatgtagcagtcccaataaaaatcgcagcttgccgccatcactagtaaaaaaaaaaataataataataaaaatgccataaatatatcccctattttgtagatgctataacttttgcgcaaaccaatcaatatacgcttattgcagtttttatttaccaaaaatatgtagaagaatacatatcagcctaaactgaggaagaaatgtgttttttaatattttttggggggatatttattataacaaaaagttaaaaaaaattgctcttttttcaaaattgtcgttctttttttgtttatagcgcaaaaaataaaaaccacagatttgatcaaataccaccaaaagaaagctctatttgtgggaaaaacggacatcaattttgtttgggtacagtgtcgcacgatcggacaattgtcagttaaagcgacgcagtgccgtatcccaaaaaatggcctggtcattaagcgggcaaatcctttcagggcttaagtggttaaaatacaaaaaaaaaaaaacctgtaaactctattggctgtaatgccattgcacatattacctgaatatattaccaacattaaatattaagaaaaaatataagaaaagcctttttcatatttttttctctttcagcagcttagtagatgccccttaCTTATCCTTATGTGGTAGTGAaatagtgcaatacatgtttaaactttaatgtgctattattataggcTCTGGATGGAATTGTGTTGCCGATTTAGAAATGGCCAGCGGACTAGTGTTCATTTTAATGTAAATTTTCCATTTAGTTCTAgtcatagtccttttttttttttttttgtaattcctttattttaagtTGCAATTTACAAACAAgcagaaaaataaaatttaaagcatAGTCAATTAAACAAAGACAGTCAAATGGTAGGATCAAAATGCCAGAAAGCCTGGTAAAAAGGGTATTAATGGTCATATATAACATTGCGGACTCAAATAGTCATCAACTTGCATAGCATGTAGGGCATATAGGGTAGCGGTAGGAGAGACCTCGAACACAGACTCAAAAGTTTACAAAGGTGCAACTATATATAGTAAAATAGTGTACCGGGAAGTCAAACATCCCGGTGGCCAGTATGACCCAGAAAGGGGAAGATGAGACTATGATAGTATATAGATAGATAATCATATATCCGAATGGTGTAATACCCCAGAGCTGAGCAAAATACATGGAGTAGGGGGTAgacaaaagaggaggggggggggagaaatatgAAGGACAAAGGGAAGGGCAGTCAGAAAAGTGTAGATGAAGGGGACCAAGTGCCCCGTACACAAAAGAAACACACacataagaaagaaagaaataacatAGAGCCTCTCGCCCAGGGTGTTAGCCTAAGTTCAGAAGGTCAGCCAGGCTGTGTAACCTCCTGAAGATAGGCATCAGTGTATACGAATTGTTGCCATTGCCTCCAGGTATAACGAAAGATCTCCTCACAGTTGTTCGAGGTAGCTATGAGATCCTCCATGTCCCTAAACTCATAGACTTTAGAAAactagtcatagtcttttgactaaaatgctattttagttttagtcatattttagtcagctgaattgttttagtcgtattttagtggaataaaatagtgttaatttagtcgacgaaATGAACACTGGTTTGCTTACTGTCTATGTGTTGTAAGCTCAAAGAGAGACATGCCAGGTCTTTCTTTGACCGGCTTCTGTTCCCAGATGTTACCTGGAGCAAGAGAGCATTATCAGTGGTGAACATTCATTTGCATATAAAATTTAGTTTATATCACAGGACAGACTCATGGATTCCACTCATTATATCTTTTGCCATTGCTATTTCATATTCAGGGGTGTTTTTTTTCAGGAGGAATCTGTGACTTGCCTCCAGAAATCGGTCCATGTAATGGGTCCAAGCTgaaaaaagatatacctgtgctcaaatctcaatagcttgtacatgtatttgaactatcggtgctaaaggggtgtgatcaCATATTAACACTGCAATTTCTGGatagaccctctgcacactgctacacccttcccagcaaactatgcaatgaaaaacagggatatttagttcacatatattgcaatacatgtataagctgaccaactgcatcaaagtaatcccccttctggccagtcctacactgccttgccactgcaaatgctaagaTGGACACCATGCCAAGATGGGGCATAAAGACCCAAGGTGGGGGAGAGCGACCAGGTCAGTGGCCAGATCTGAACCTGGTCGCTCTCCCCCACCTTGggtctttatgccccatgttggTATGGTGTCTACCTTAGCAGTTGCAGTGGCAGTGTTGAACTGGccagaagagggattactttgatgcagttggtcagcttaaccacttatggactgcccgctgtcattatacggtggcactttgaagaggagtatccttgttatggcagcagctagctgcgataaccccggtatcctcttcttcagtgagcggtccgctttcagacaaaagtggtctctgcggcggattcgccgcgataTCACTTTTTTTCGGctgcgggagagggggcccccctcctgccatgcTCCGGAGGCGCCATCAGCGGCTGAGGCAATCGGGTCctgtcccctctgtggtatggagctgagtgagggacagatggcccccacccgactccataacattgcagggcggaagcaacatcaaaacgtcccTTCCGCTCATAGctttaaaagggacattttttaaaaatgttttattgcattatagtgtaaatatgagatctgaggtcttttttaccccagatctcatatttaacaggtcctgtcatgctttttttctatgacaagggatgtttacattccttgtaataggaataaaagtgacacaatttttttttttaaagaacagtgtaaaaataaaaggtaaaataaataagagaaaaaaaaaaattgttaccgtGCCCCATCCCACTGAGCTCGCATGTAGAGGCAAATGCTTCCgttagtagcgcccgcatatgaaaacggtgttcaaaccacatatgtgaggtatcacctcgatcgctagagcgagcgcaataattctagccatagatctcctctaactcaaaacatgcaacctgtagaattttttaaacgtcgcctatgaacagggccggacttaccattgggcttgactgggctcaagcccatgggccccacccaatagggggccccgtggGCCCCGCCCATTTCCGTTTTAAATCTTGATATTCCTTAcagtttaattattattttatccatttttattgcttttattaatctcCTGGTTCGTTTTTAATTATTACATTGTTTACTGTGTTATGTATATGGTTGTTTCCGCACATCCGGCCACTTCCCTTAAGCATGtgtgtaaatacagtatatctgaCCTTGTGAATGGTCAGCTAGATCGAATGAAAAAGCAGATGCTGTGAAACGCGTCATCTCATTGGCCacgacgtcacttctggtccacgGTGTTTGCGTTCCACCTTGGAACGCACTTCCGGCCTCTGTCTTCCGCTTCACGGACGCCATCGATACTGCACGGCGTGTAGCGCCTACACTGCCCGCCCTGGAGACATACAGAGCGCGGAGAAGAGTTACCACCACCACCGCTTCTCATCATCCTCCTGCAGTGCCTCTGAGAACGATCGCTTACATCGtcgacccaggacgaataccagtacagtagtatcccccacttatacgcttatatattatctacttttgtgagtagccatttggctgtttgtagTAAGTAATGTATAGAaagtagggcccgaaagtgactcaagcccaggggcccccaccaccctaagtcctgccctgcctatggagattttgtaagggtaaaagtttctcgctattccacgagcgggtgcaattttgaagtgtgacattttgggtatcaatttactcagcgtaacatcatctttcacaatataaaaaaattgggctaactttacttttttaattaaaaaaaaagtgtattaaaaaaaaaagtgtgtttgcgcaaatacggtgtgacagaaagtattgcaacgacagccattttattctctagggtgttagaacccccaaacattattatatatatatatatatatattttctagctaaaaaaaaagattttaacttgtaaacaacaagtttgaaaaataggcccggccCTTTAGTGTTTAAACAttttattgcaatatatgtgaactaaatatccctgtttttcattgcatagtttgctgggaagGGAGTAACAgcgtgcagagggtccatccagaatttgtagggGTGCCAAACTGGTGGCTCTCCTGCTGTTGCAGacctaaaagtcccatcatgcctctgcctgcgggtgtcatgcttgtaactgccagccttgcaatgcctcatgagtaAGGGGTATGTACAACGCTATTACTATGATAAGAAGACGAGTATTTGCCAGATATTTAGCCATGGCGGTTGCCAAGGAAAAGCAAACAATTTTCTTACCAGAGAAGACTGCGAGACAAATGTCTTCCATCCCCGATGAAACTTTTCAGTAATTTTTCCAACAGTTGTATTTATCACTATTTATCTCTTCCATTGCTATTTGATATTTATGTGTTGTTTCTTTCCAGTTCCAGTCTGTGACCAGCCTCTAGACCCCGGTCCATGTAATAGGCACAGACATGGGCACAATCAGAGGCCCATCCCGCGTTATTACTATGATAAGGAGACGGGCACTTGTAAGCCTTTTTTCTATGACGGTTGTGGCAGAAATGAAAACAGTTTTGCTACTCAGGAAGACTGCAAGTCTTCGTGCATACCaggtatatttttttctgtttgtcatTGTTCGTCACTCAATATTGATTCATTCGTTATTCATTAGTAGTATATCCAGCCCAGCTGAAACTTGTTCTGTAAAGTTACAATAGTCATGGTGTTATCATGTAATATCTTTTTTCATTGCTATTCTATATTGAGGTGTTTATTTATGTTTTATGGGTTTTCTCAGCTGTAGAGTgttaccctcctcctcctccaatatTCGGTCGATGTAATGAGAGCATACCGTCGTTTTTACCTCCATCGTATTACTATGATCAGTGGACAAAAACTTGCAAGAGAATCGATAGCAGATGTAGAGGATTTGGAATCAATTTTGATACTAAGGAAGAGTGCGAACGCACCTGCAAACCAGGTATTTTTATTGTGTGTCATCATTGTATGTTGCTCAGTATGACTATGAATTTATTTCAGCTCAGATTTACTTTACACACTTCTTTTTCTAAAGTCCACCACATTACAGCCTCTGGCACTATACTAGGATCACTGGAGCTCTGGGTAGTAGTGAGCATATACATAGAGCAATGTTTTATTGGACCTGAACTAAGAAAAGTATATAGGCAGCCACAgatcttcttctgaaaatgctagttgcctgactgtctGTGGCTTTAGTATGGTCTGAGTGGCTGATTTGACCCTCGACAAACAAAATTCTTGGGGCCCCCATGCAATTTAGCTCTCGCACTCCATACtagccccatcattacacaggaccccctcccccatactacccctatcattacacaggacccccctcccccatactacccccatcattacacaggaccccctcccccatactacccccatcattacacaggaccccctcccccatactacccccatcattacacaggaccccctcccccatactacccccatcattacacaggaccccctcccccatactacccccatcattacacaggaccccctcccccatactacccccatcattacacaggaccccctcccacatactaccccatcattacacaggaccccctcccccatactaccctaccattacacaggactccctcccccatactacccccataattacacaggaccccctcccccatactacccctatcattacacaggaccccctcccccatattacccccatcattacacaggaccccctcccccatactacccccatcattacacaggaccccctcccccatactacccccatcattacacaggaccccctcccatactacccccatcattacacaggaccccctccc
This genomic window contains:
- the LOC141144177 gene encoding carboxypeptidase inhibitor SmCI-like, which translates into the protein MCCFFPVPVCDQPLDPGPCNRHRHGHNQRPIPRYYYDKETGTCKPFFYDGCGRNENSFATQEDCKSSCIPAVECYPPPPPIFGRCNESIPSFLPPSYYYDQWTKTCKRIDSRCRGFGINFDTKEECERTCKPVLDCDQLLKPDSCKGYIPRYYYDKETGTCKSFIYGGCGGNENNFTTKEKCEATCMPVKGTSPMWDYFWMSSLDDEHMFS